From a region of the Labrus mixtus chromosome 5, fLabMix1.1, whole genome shotgun sequence genome:
- the LOC132973803 gene encoding tubulin beta-1 chain yields the protein MREIVHLQAGQCGNQIGAKFWEVISDEHGIDPTGTYHGDSDLQLDRINVYYNEATGGKYVPRAVLVDLEPGTMDSVRSGPFGQVFRPDNFVFGQSGAGNNWAKGHYTEGAELVDSVLDVVRKEAESCDCLQGFQLTHSLGGGTGSGMGTLLISKIREEYPDRIMNTFSVVPSPKVSDTVVEPYNATLSVHQLVENTDETYCIDNEALYDICFRTLKLTTPSYGDLNHLVSATMSGVTTCLRFPGQLNADLRKLAVNMVPFPRLHFFMPGFAPLTSRGSQQYRSLTVPELTQQMFDAKNMMAACDPRHGRYLTVAAIFRGRMSMKEVDEQMLNVQNKNSSYFVEWIPNNVKTAVCDIPPRGLKMAATFIGNSTAIQELFKRISEQFTAMFRRKAFLHWYTGEGMDEMEFTEAESNMNDLVSEYQQYQDATAEEEGEFEEEGEEDLA from the exons atgagggAAATTGTGCATCTCCAGGCCGGTCAGTGCGGAAACCAGATTGGTGCCAAG TTTTGGGAGGTGATCAGTGATGAGCACGGCATTGACCCAACTGGCACATACCACGGTGACAGTGACCTGCAGCTTGACAGGATCAATGTCTACTACAATGAAGCCACAG GTGGTAAATATGTTCCCCGTGCTGTGCTGGTGGATCTGGAGCCAGGAACCATGGACTCTGTGAGATCCGGACCCTTCGGCCAGGTCTTCAGGCCAGACAACTTTGTTTTCG GCCAGAGTGGTGCTGGCAACAACTGGGCCAAAGGTCACTACACAGAGGGCGCAGAGCTGGTGGACTCCGTCCTGGATGTAgtgaggaaggaggcagagagcTGTGACTGCCTGCAGGGCTTCCagctcacacactctcttgGTGGTGGTACTGGCTCTGGGATGGGCACACTGCTCATCAGCAAAATCCGTGAAGAGTACCCCGACCGTATTATGAACACCTTCAGCGTGGTGCCCTCACCCAAAGTATCAGACACAGTCGTTGAGCCCTACAACGCCACACTGTCAGTCCACCAGCTTGTAGAAAACACAGACGAAACCTACTGTATTGACAACGAGGCTCTGTATGACATCTGTTTCCGCACCCTTAAACTTACAACCCCATCATATGGTGACCTCAACCACCTCGTCTCTGCCACCATGAGCGGCGTTACCACCTGCCTCAGGTTCCCCGGACAGCTCAATGCTGACCTGAGGAAGCTGGCTGTAAACATGGTGCCATTCCCTCGTCTGCACTTCTTCATGCCAGGCTTCGCTCCCCTCACAAGCCGAGGCAGCCAGCAGTACAGGTCCCTCACTGTACCAGAGCTCACCCAGCAGATGTTCGACGCAAAGAACATGATGGCTGCCTGCGACCCACGTCACGGCCGCTACCTGACAGTGGCTGCTATCTTCCGTGGCCGCATGTCCATGAAGGAGGTGGACGAACAGATGCTGAAtgtgcagaacaaaaacagcagctactTCGTTGAATGGATCCCCAACAACGTGAAGACCGCTGTCTGTGACATTCCTCCCCGTGGCCTCAAGATGGCTGCCACATTCATCGGCAACAGCACAGCCATCCAGGAGCTGTTCAAGCGCATCTCTGAGCAGTTCACAGCTATGTTCAGGCGCAAAGCTTTCCTCCATTGGTACACCGGAGAGGGTATGGATGAGATGGAGTTCACCGAAGCTGAGAGCAACATGAACGACCTGGTGTCTGAGTACCAGCAGTACCAGGACGCCACCgccgaggaggagggagagtttgAGGAGGAAGGCGAGGAGGACCTTGCCTAA